One region of Bacillus pumilus genomic DNA includes:
- a CDS encoding peptide MFS transporter, translated as MSTIDHDKIVKSVPQKGFFGHPKGLYTLFFTEFWERFSYYGMRALLIYYMYTEVTKGGLGFDQTTANSIMSVYGALVYMSGIIGGWLADRVFGSSSTVFYGGVFIMLGHVILALPSGATALFISMGLIIIGTGLLKPNVSNIVGDLYSKTDPRRDSGFSIFYMGINMGGFIAPLIVGTLGQKVNFHLGFSLAAVGMLVGLITFVITKKPNLGLAGTYVTNPLSDTERKNFKIFGTLIAIVLAVFVVIGIQTGALTINLFTWFVSVLGVLIPIVYFIVMYFSKKTSPVEQSRVLAYIPLFLAAVMFWAIQEQGSNILATYADQRTNLNFLGMTLASSWFQSLNPIFIVLLSPVFAWLWIRLGKKQPSTPIKFSLGLLFAGLSFIIMIIPAYMSGPNTLVSPLWLVLSFFLVVIGELCLSPVGLSATTKLAPAAFSAQTMSLWFLSNAMAQAINAQVVKLFDKVPETVYFGIIGLLAIVLCGVMLLLTPVIKKAMKGVH; from the coding sequence ATGTCAACAATTGACCACGATAAAATTGTTAAAAGTGTTCCTCAAAAAGGTTTTTTTGGACATCCTAAAGGACTTTACACACTGTTTTTCACTGAATTTTGGGAGCGTTTCTCTTATTACGGCATGCGTGCACTGCTTATTTACTATATGTACACAGAGGTGACAAAGGGCGGTCTTGGTTTTGATCAGACGACAGCCAATTCGATCATGTCTGTCTACGGTGCGCTTGTCTATATGTCAGGCATTATTGGCGGATGGCTCGCCGACCGAGTATTCGGTTCATCCAGTACGGTCTTTTATGGCGGGGTTTTCATTATGCTTGGACATGTCATTTTGGCTTTGCCAAGCGGTGCAACAGCGCTCTTTATTAGTATGGGGCTGATTATTATTGGGACAGGTCTTCTGAAGCCGAATGTTTCAAACATTGTTGGCGACTTGTATTCCAAAACAGACCCACGCAGGGATTCTGGCTTTAGTATTTTCTACATGGGGATCAACATGGGCGGTTTTATTGCCCCATTAATTGTCGGAACACTCGGTCAAAAAGTGAACTTCCACCTCGGATTCTCACTTGCTGCCGTTGGGATGCTTGTTGGTCTGATTACATTTGTGATCACGAAAAAACCGAATCTTGGTCTTGCTGGTACTTATGTGACAAATCCGTTATCAGATACTGAACGCAAGAACTTCAAAATTTTCGGAACATTAATTGCCATTGTGCTCGCTGTTTTTGTCGTCATTGGCATTCAAACTGGCGCTCTTACGATTAATCTATTCACTTGGTTTGTCAGTGTCCTTGGTGTGCTCATTCCGATTGTGTATTTCATCGTCATGTATTTCAGTAAAAAGACGAGCCCAGTGGAGCAATCCAGGGTTCTCGCTTATATTCCATTGTTCCTTGCTGCGGTGATGTTCTGGGCGATTCAAGAACAAGGCTCAAACATTCTAGCCACATATGCAGATCAACGAACAAACTTGAATTTCCTTGGGATGACACTTGCCTCTTCGTGGTTTCAATCATTGAACCCAATCTTTATTGTGCTGCTGTCTCCTGTGTTTGCTTGGTTGTGGATTAGACTTGGAAAGAAACAGCCGTCTACCCCGATTAAGTTCTCACTTGGCCTTCTGTTTGCAGGATTATCCTTTATCATCATGATCATTCCTGCCTACATGTCTGGTCCGAATACACTTGTGAGTCCATTATGGCTCGTTCTGAGCTTCTTCCTCGTCGTGATCGGAGAGCTCTGCTTATCACCAGTTGGGCTGTCAGCGACAACAAAGCTTGCACCTGCTGCCTTCTCAGCGCAAACGATGAGCCTTTGGTTCCTTTCAAATGCGATGGCACAGGCGATCAATGCGCAAGTGGTCAAACTGTTTGATAAAGTGCCAGAAACCGTCTATTTCGGTATCATCGGATTGCTTGCCATCGTTTTATGCGGTGTGATGCTATTACTTACACCAGTGATTAAGAAAGCGATGAAAGGCGTTCATTAA